One genomic window of Motacilla alba alba isolate MOTALB_02 chromosome 3, Motacilla_alba_V1.0_pri, whole genome shotgun sequence includes the following:
- the SUPT7L gene encoding STAGA complex 65 subunit gamma: MLRYWGEIPVSSNQANRSSFDLLQREFRTVEVQDPPLHQPSANKPRPTTMLDIPSEPCSLTIHTIQLIQHNRRLRSLIAAAQAQNQQQAEGIKTEENEPLPSCPASPPLPDDLLPLDSKTPKMPFQLRHSDPESDFYRGKGEPVTELSWSSCRQLLYQSMATILAHTGFECANESVLETLTDIAHEYCLKFTKLLRFAVDREARLGHTPFPDVMEQVFHEVGIGSVLSLQKFWQHRIKDYHSYMLQVSKQLSEEYEKIVNPEKAAEDTKPVKIKEEPVSDITFPISEELEGDLASGDQSLPVGVLGGQSERFSANLEVEASPQTSGAEVNASPLWNLAQVKMEPQENEEANVPGHGVLGSDVFEEPMSGMSEAGMPQSPNGSESSYGSHSADSLMGSSPVFNQRCKKKMKKM; encoded by the exons ATGCTGCGGTACTGGGGCGAGATCCCGGTTTCCTCCAACCAGGCCAACCGCAGCTCCTTTGACCTGCTGCAGCGGGAGTTTCGTACTGTGGAAGTCCAGGATCCTCCACTGCACCAGCCGTCTGCCAACAAGCCCCGTCCCACCACCATGCTGGACATCCCCTCCGAGCCCTGCAGCCTCACCATTCACACCATCCAGCTCATCCAGCACAACCGGCGGCTGCGCAGCCTCATCGCCGCGGCTCAGgctcaaaaccagcagcaagCTGAGGGCATAAAAACCGAAGAGAATGAACCTCTGCCATCTTGTCCGGCCTCCCCACCTCTCCCTGATGACCTGCTCCCTCTGGATagcaaaacccccaaaatgccATTTCAGCTGAGGCACAGTGACCCAGAGAGTGATTTCTACAG aggaaaagggGAGCCAGTGACAGAGCTGAGTTGGTCTTCCTGCCGGCAGCTTCTGTACCAGTCGATGGCCACCATCCTGGCGCACACGGGCTTTGAGTGCGCCAACGAGAGTGTCCTGGAGACCCTGACGGACATTGCCCACGAGTACTGCCTCAAGTTCACCAAGCTGCTGCGCTTTGCTGTGGATCGAGAGGCTCGGCTCGGCCACACCCCTTTCCCTGATGTCATGGAGCAGGTCTTCCACGAAGTGGGCATTGGCAGCGTGCTCTCACTGCAGAAGTTCTGGCAGCACCGCATCAAGGACTATCACAGCTACATGCTTCAG GTTAGCAAGCAGCTCTCTGAAGAATATGAGAAGATTGTCAACcctgaaaaggcagcagaagacACAAAACCTGTGAAGATTAAGGAGGAACCTGTTAGTGATATCACTTTCCCCATAAGTGAAGAGCTGGAAGGAGATCTGGCTTCTGGTGACCAGTCTTTGCCTGTTGGAGTTCTTGGAGGTCAAAGTGAGCGCTTCTCTGCCAACTTGGAAGTAGAAGCTTCCCCACAGACTTCAG ggGCTGAGGTGAATGCTTCCCCACTGTGGAACTTGGCACAGGTGAAAATGGAGCCACAGGAAAATGAGGAGGCTAATGTACCTGGCCATGGGGTTCTGGGCAGTGATGTCTTTGAGGAACCAATGTCAGGCATGAGTGAAGCTGGGATGCCACAAAGCCCCAATGGCTCTGAGAGCAGCTACGGTTCTCATTCTGCTGACAGCCTGATGGGGTCCTCACCTGTCTTCAACCAGCGCTGcaagaaaaagatgaagaagatgTGA